The DNA window CGGGGAGGAGCGCGTCCAGCGTCTCGCCGCGCTCGAGTCGGTTTCGGAACTGCCCCGTCAGCGCCTGCAGCTCGGCGTTCGACTTGGACTTGAGCCCCGCTTCGAGCTCGTTGATGCGGGCCACGATGGGCTGCATCTTCTTCAGCTCGCGGGTGTTCTTGGTACCGACGATCTTGCGGATGATGAAGTTGAGCACGGTCGAATCCTGACTCGGGCAAAGGGAGCCCGGGGCGTTCCTATAGCGCATCCCCCAAGCAGGGAGCAAGGCGACGGAGGCTATCATATCCCTCGGCGGGTCCTTCACAATAGGCGAGGGAGCCGGTGCCCGGCTGTCGCCTTGTCACGGGGCTCCGGGATGGTCTACGGTCCGCCCATGGCCGTCGAAAAGAAGGGCATGTTCCTCCGCTGGGTCGAGTCGCGACTCACCCCCGAGGAGCTCGAGCGCATCCGGTCCATCCCCACCCGGCAGAACGAGTACGGGTACGACCCCTTCGGCTTCCACCGCGACGACCTGAAGGCCGTGGCCCTCCTGGCCCGCTTTTTCTACCGGGACTACTTCCGCGCCAAGGCCTACAACATCGAGAACATCCCGGCCGGCCGCTGCATGCTCGTGGCCAACCACTCGGGGCAGCTCCCCTTCGACGGCCTGAGCATCGGCGCGTCGGTGATCTTCGACGGCAAGCCGCCGCGCCTCCCGCGCGCCATGATCGAGCACTACGTGCCGAAGCTGCCGTACGTGAGCTACCTCTTCTCGCGCTGGGGGCAGGTCGTCGGCACGCCGGACAACTGCCGGCGGCTGCTCGAGGACGAGGAGATGATCCTCGTCTTCCCGGAGGGCTCGGCGGGGATCTCGAAGCCCTTCAGCTCGCGCTACCAGCTCCAGCGCTTCGGCCACGGGTTCATGCGCCTGGCCCTGGCCACGCGGACCCCCATCGTCCCCATCGCGCTCGTCGGCGCCGAGGAGCAGGCCCCGGCGCTGAACGCCAAGTTCATCGCCAAGCTGATCGGCGCGCCGGCCTTCCCGGTCGTGCCGTGGCCCCCTTTCTTTCCGATCCTCCCGCTGCCGACGCGGCACCACATCTACTTCGGGCAGCCGCGCCTCTTCGAAGGGGACCCCGACGACGACGACGAGCAGGTGGAGCAGCTCGTGCGGCAGGTCAAGCTGAGC is part of the Deltaproteobacteria bacterium genome and encodes:
- a CDS encoding acyltransferase family protein; this translates as MAVEKKGMFLRWVESRLTPEELERIRSIPTRQNEYGYDPFGFHRDDLKAVALLARFFYRDYFRAKAYNIENIPAGRCMLVANHSGQLPFDGLSIGASVIFDGKPPRLPRAMIEHYVPKLPYVSYLFSRWGQVVGTPDNCRRLLEDEEMILVFPEGSAGISKPFSSRYQLQRFGHGFMRLALATRTPIVPIALVGAEEQAPALNAKFIAKLIGAPAFPVVPWPPFFPILPLPTRHHIYFGQPRLFEGDPDDDDEQVEQLVRQVKLSIESMIMMGLKERKSIFF